Proteins encoded together in one Aerosakkonema funiforme FACHB-1375 window:
- a CDS encoding DEAD/DEAH box helicase family protein encodes MTSSNKLAYYSTDPSQLNLLELPLVAPSQPNDPQQPVELRDYQKQVRSEVYQFFRLGKKSCLVYAPTGAGKTVISAQIIADAVGKGRRVLFCCHRQKLIRQTQQTLLKSFGIESGIIWADHATDYDKPVQICMIQTIQNRQLPEDIGLVIFDECHSSIYYKICWNIMLKYSGGIFALSPCYFIGLTATPWRTKLKEGFCHFFDCIVRAPDPFELVRLGYLARPRLFGYGGLIDFSQLETNSSSGDYTEASLQKVCNEEYNAEVVAKFLEICPQKKTIAFCAGVKQAENLAYQFNELGIKSAVVVGDTPEFERELIFHQFAKGEIQLISSVGCLCEGFDEPSVEAAIIARPTRSKSLLIQMCGRALRLNPGKNDAFLLDFGECFKRCVDPRKKLPIGLCPSEKPIEFSQLKECLSCHAMIPIFSRICPECGHEFIGDKWDEPEEDDMPQFGELLTEEEEKQLKYIRQQMKTAYTRGRNPARVTKLFHDKFGYFAPDEWFVGAIFGMKNPRSNQQIYRNYLQLIRPEAPQSWFDYMLKLEFGIPKKKYQTQGGRTYTAPPLDNKFRYWYEILGVAELASWDEIKSAYRDLAKRYHPDRCGDEAAAEIMKLINHAFDVAKEARR; translated from the coding sequence ATGACATCCTCCAACAAGCTTGCTTACTATTCGACAGATCCGTCGCAATTAAACCTTTTAGAACTGCCGCTGGTTGCGCCGTCACAACCAAACGACCCGCAGCAGCCAGTTGAACTGAGGGACTACCAGAAACAAGTAAGAAGCGAAGTTTACCAATTTTTCAGACTAGGTAAAAAATCCTGCTTAGTTTATGCCCCAACCGGAGCGGGAAAAACAGTTATCAGCGCCCAAATCATCGCCGATGCAGTCGGGAAAGGTCGCCGGGTTTTATTTTGTTGCCATCGTCAGAAACTCATTCGGCAGACACAGCAGACCTTGTTGAAAAGCTTTGGAATCGAATCAGGAATTATCTGGGCTGACCATGCAACCGACTACGATAAACCAGTTCAGATTTGCATGATTCAGACTATCCAAAATCGCCAATTACCAGAAGATATCGGACTGGTAATTTTTGATGAGTGCCATTCCAGCATCTACTATAAAATCTGCTGGAACATCATGCTCAAATATAGTGGCGGAATATTTGCGCTATCTCCCTGCTATTTTATTGGGTTAACAGCAACCCCCTGGCGCACCAAACTCAAAGAAGGATTCTGCCATTTTTTTGACTGCATCGTTCGCGCACCAGACCCTTTTGAACTGGTAAGGTTGGGGTACTTAGCTAGACCCAGATTATTCGGATATGGCGGATTAATTGATTTCAGTCAACTGGAAACCAACAGCAGTAGCGGCGACTATACCGAAGCCTCGTTGCAGAAAGTTTGCAACGAGGAATATAACGCCGAAGTCGTTGCCAAATTTCTAGAAATTTGTCCCCAAAAAAAGACGATCGCATTCTGCGCCGGAGTGAAACAAGCCGAAAATTTAGCATACCAATTTAACGAACTTGGAATTAAATCCGCAGTAGTCGTCGGCGATACTCCCGAATTTGAAAGAGAATTAATTTTTCACCAGTTCGCCAAAGGTGAAATTCAGTTAATTAGCAGCGTTGGCTGTCTGTGCGAAGGCTTTGACGAGCCATCGGTTGAAGCTGCCATCATTGCACGTCCTACGAGATCGAAATCGCTTTTAATCCAGATGTGCGGACGTGCTTTGCGCCTCAACCCCGGTAAAAACGATGCTTTCTTGCTCGACTTTGGCGAATGCTTTAAGCGCTGCGTAGACCCCCGAAAGAAATTGCCAATTGGGTTATGTCCAAGCGAAAAGCCGATCGAATTCTCCCAACTCAAAGAATGCCTCTCTTGCCATGCGATGATTCCAATATTCTCCCGCATCTGCCCAGAATGCGGACATGAATTTATCGGGGATAAGTGGGATGAACCCGAAGAAGACGATATGCCGCAGTTCGGCGAGTTGCTTACCGAAGAAGAAGAGAAACAATTGAAATATATTCGCCAGCAGATGAAAACAGCCTATACCAGAGGGCGTAATCCCGCACGAGTAACCAAACTTTTTCACGATAAGTTTGGCTATTTCGCTCCCGACGAATGGTTTGTAGGTGCAATCTTCGGCATGAAAAATCCAAGAAGCAATCAACAGATTTATCGAAATTATTTGCAACTGATTCGACCGGAGGCACCGCAAAGCTGGTTTGATTATATGCTCAAGTTAGAGTTTGGAATCCCCAAAAAGAAATACCAGACTCAGGGCGGAAGGACTTATACTGCACCCCCGCTGGATAATAAGTTCCGTTATTGGTATGAAATTTTGGGCGTGGCAGAGCTGGCATCTTGGGATGAAATCAAATCTGCATATCGGGATTTAGCTAAAAGATATCATCCCGATAGGTGTGGTGATGAAGCGGCGGCGGAAATAATGAAATTAATTAACCATGCTTTCGATGTCGCCAAAGAAGCACGAAGGTAA